From a single Bacillus sp. NEB1478 genomic region:
- a CDS encoding DUF3918 family protein: MNRTMSSLIALGIGAATYAMRNNGNRRMSMNFSDIGDLWTSRRMKRIRKKIAKAIY, from the coding sequence ATGAACAGGACTATGAGTTCTTTGATCGCACTTGGTATTGGAGCGGCAACATATGCGATGAGAAACAACGGTAACAGAAGAATGTCTATGAATTTTTCTGATATAGGTGATCTTTGGACATCCAGAAGGATGAAGAGGATCAGAAAAAAAATCGCTAAAGCCATATATTAA